The genomic interval ACAGTTACATAACAGTAGCAAAAAATTTTACTGTGTATCATTAGAACAGAAATTACTGTGAGCCTTAAAACTTTTTCCAtggatgtgttttttttttcagggtgaAAAGCACAACTATGATGTAACTGCAATTTCCACTCTACATATATTCAAATGTTGCTCTTTTTTTTGCAACATGCTATATGTGTAGCCGAATTAAATGTAATCAATAGTTTATCATATTCTAATctagaaaacatttcttttggcaaaaACCAAACTGAGGGAAGACATAACACTAATGAACATTTACTTCTCATGACTAACTGATATtttcaaagggaaaaatttatCCTGAGGAATTTTTTAATAGTGTTCCAAGGATAAAAGTACAGATGTACAACCTATTCTACATTAAAAATAGTATACAAATCATTCCAAATGATGTACAACTGttcagacaaaaattgaaagccATAAGACTCCAaggacattttctttttttcaacaaaaattacatttactttttaaagatCTTTCCTGTAAATCTTGACCTAGGTCACATATCAGGAAAGTGAATTAAAAGACTCTGGATACTAGGTCCAACATAGGGAATATCTGATTTTAACCATGTGTAACATGAGACAAGAACAATAGGTGAGACATCCATATCTAATATTTGGTACAATATCGTgtatcaattttcaaaatatttgagtGAAGAAATAGGACAAAAAGGAAGttaaaaacgtattttttcCTCAATAAAAACGTTTGAGTCTGAGCTGATTTAAAAGTATTGTTTCACCCTCTGATGTACGGAAAAGTGCTTTGATAGCCCACTTCAGAAAATAAGACATGGCGTTTGTAACGTAAAACAGATCTACGCAAGAAACGCAAGCGATCGGACAGCTAAAGAGAATGGTTATGAACTTTAACGCTCCCTAAGTATCAGAAAAACAGCAGGTACGCCGTTTCTCGCTCTATCTAAGAGAAAAGTGAAAATCTGACTTTTGAAGAGGCGTTTTTCCAATCAAAGAATAAAAAGGATTTGTGATAGTGCTTGATTTAACGAAGTGTAAACACAAGGGATAAATGCGCACTCAATCTAGGatttaaaataaactgaattactTTGATTGAAGCTCCATATAAATCCAACTTTCTTTTGTTAAAGCAGATATTATAGTAGAAAGCCAATATTTCATACTTTAAGTTTGATGGATCGCTTCTCAATATAAAAACAAGACACGCGAAACCTAATtatttacaaagattttttttctgcaaaaaaaacctGTACACTTAAGCGCTCAAACATATTGCCACCGAGAAAAAGGAGACATTATGAACAGCATAAATAAATCAGTGAAGTGATTTTCAcagtaaaattttttgaaatatagaaataaaattgatatAAAATGCGCAAAAGAGGATATTTACCTCATTAGAATATCTTCCGTACTCAATCATTCCTCCAAATATAATTAGTCGGGTTCCATCGGCGATAAATCCGTACGCAGCACATCCCGGTGGAATATCTCCTCGCACCGCCGGAACAAACCATTGATTCGTTGCTGGAAAGTAAATTGAGCACATTATAAGATCGAGATACAACAGAACTGCTTTCGCAAGGGCACTGAGCCATAAAAAACGCATTGCAAAATCTGGCGCGAAGACAAACGACATAGAGGCCGCCATGTTTTGTACCCTTCCGCGCTGAGTGTTACCTGTGTTATACACATGAAGTTCGTCCACAATTCCCTCATTTCCACCACCAAATACGACCATAAGTTCTCTTATTGCTACCGCTCGATGACCATGCCTTGGCCGCGGCACAGGGCCAGTAGAATTTGTTACACGCTTCCATTTCATGGTAGCCGCCATGTTGTTGTTATACGGGCCATCGCGAAAGACAATAAAGTTTACCCATAAGCTATTGCGCTGTTTGCTTTCGGTTTAGCGCGCCGACCAACCAAGAAACTTCCGCGCCTCGATAATTAGTCGGAAAGTCGATAACCAATCGTGAAGGGTGATGTAATAACCACAGTAATGATCAACTTCGCTGTTCCATGAGCTTCCTCAACCCTCTTCTTCAGACGAAAGCGCCTTTAATATAAAAGGGGCTTTTGGAGCtaagattaaaaaaactgaaggaaGGTGCAACATTCTTCCGTCTCAGCTTCCAACGGGAAAATGAAACGGGAACACGTGCTGAATTGCAACTTTTCTGTTTGGTATCCAAAGTTCAAAAACATCACTATTAGAAGCCGGGTGATTCCTCTCTCGAAGGAGTTTGTGGATTATCTTAAAGCTGACAATGTTGTTCTGCCCGGTGAACCAGTTGCCACCAGAAATTCAGGCGATGAAATCGAGAGTGATTCTGACGAATGGCAAGCTTTGGACGAAGACCCCAGCGAACAAACGATAATTGCTCCTGAGTTCAATGAAATTGACACTGGAATCAAAGACGCTATACTCGATTTAAATGGAAGTGCTTTCCCTAAATTGAATTGGAGAGCCCCACTGGACGCCTCTTGGATCTCTTTTGACGGTTCACTCAAATGTGATTCCCCTAATGACATTTATCTTCTGCTAAAGAGCTCTGACAACATTTCCCAGGTATTGTTTGAGACTTTCAAACACTGTGAAGATGAAGAAGGGGAACTACAGGATGGTTTTGAACTTGTACTTCGCAAATGGAAAGATATAAATCCAGGAATGGAATTTCGATGTTTTGTGAAAAATCACAAACTCATTGCAATCTCTCAGCGGGATATTGCTAGCTGCTATGAGTTTCTTGCACAAAATGAAGAAGACATTTGTAACGACATCGCGAAGTTTTTCAACAAGAAAATAGCTTACAAATTTCCAGACAGTTCATACACATTTGATGTTTACAGGTATGCTTCTCAGAAGGTGTTACTGATCGACTTCAACCCATTTGGTGCTCAGACAGCCCCCTTGTTATTTACATGGGAAGAGCTCACAAACCTTCATTTGACAAtcagtgataatgatgatgagtTTAAAGGTGTGTTTAAGTATGTGACAGGTTCAGCTGGGGTGCAGCCTAATCCAGCACACCTTAGCAGAATGCCAACAGACATTGTGGACTTAGCATGTGGTAATGACATCAACAAGTTAGTTGATCTGTTGAAGGTGAAAGATCTGATTGGTCAACCTGGTGAAGAGTCTGACGCAGAATGATATAATGAGTCTTACTGCATTAGCAATGAATTATTTTGCACCAGTTTCATTTGGTCTGTCTACAAATTTAATCTTTCTGCATCATGTGAGCAAGATCCTGGTTGTTTCCCTGTCAATGCCAACATCtagaaaacaaattctcccaaccAATGACTGTACAGATCTGTGGCCTATtcctgagaatttggtgttatatcatgataatttatttttgttgatggatttcaaaattctcatcacctgtttccTTAATagcattttaaaacaacaaggaaaacttATTTTCTAATAACTCCTTATGTTTACATGGATTTAGATGTAGACCATGATCTTATCTACTGTGTATGTTGAATCTTTAATACATTGTTCCCATGCAATGTGAAAGCACCTTACTGGTtatcaaaacaataaaatggcAACCACAATGGTGTCTAAATTAGTTCTGAGGGTTTTGAACTCTTTTTATGATTTGTGAACAGTTTTTTTGTCCTTAGAAATTCCCAATGTGTTTCACTACATGATTGAAAATGTCCTGTGCAGTTTTTGTAACTCGGTTTTCATTTAGTATGACATTTGTTTATTGAGTGAAAATTCTTGTTAAATCAGCCCTGATCTTCACTGACATGGGCTTGACAACAAAATGTTGTGTAGCAAATTAGCACACAGTCCTCCCTCAAGGGAGGATCAAAGGGAGGATCTAAGACAGGACCTGGAAAATTACTGACATGCATTTGGACTGTTAAGGAGACCTTGGCTTTGAGATAATCATAGTCATTATGGAAAATGAACTTTTCCTCTATGGAGattgaattttatttatgtAAATTACGGTGCTGAAGAAACTCTCCAATTAGTGACTGAAAAGTATTTTTCTATATGTTCCACTAATTAACCCTCCAACCcctaagagtaactagcatccAATCACTCCTCACAATATccccccaaatcacacattaggttatgagagtaaaagaaatgatcaacaacagAAGAAGCCCTTGAATATTAATccaattctccttgtaagcacctTAACCATTTAATGCccaagatctcatgagtaattttccttactgtctgccatacaattattatgatgctaattctgagaatttggtactggatcaactagaaaatcctcaaacttatatttttcattattctcatcacctgactgattgatattgtattgatattgtaaggagaaattctgtcttggtcactcataggagttaaaggattaagagaaaagtatggagaatatgcatactgatgtttggatGTAAAAGGTTAACACATCTGTTTTTTGCAGATGACCTGATATTCAGTGATAGGAAAGCAAGGTCAGACATTTTAGCCTTACAGTTGAAAATTCTCAATTTTACTGGACTCTTCATCAATGGTGTAACTTAGGATTTTTTATGTCgatgttgtaattttttcaatatAACAGATACACTCATCATTGTATAAGtattttttaatccaaaattAAGGAATAAAATCACTTTCATATTTAGAATACACTAGCCTAATAATTTTTAGCAGTAAATGAACTGTATAGGTAATGAAAATTGGCAATTTAACTACTTATTCCAGAATCCTTCAGGTTAATGTTTTGTGAAAAATAGTGTTTAAATCATTTGAATCCCACTTAGACAAttgaacttaaattaaaaagaaaaatgaaacaaaacatggTAATTTCAGTCAATCAGCATTATTTTGCATGTCCTATTAGCTGTAAAATGAGCGCTTTCATAAAGGAAATCACGCCTCACCCAGAGTAGGCATTGTAGACAAAAGCTACCGGAAGTTCAACTGTTATCCATTTCCAAACTACCTCCCCTGTCCTGACGTCACATTTTCGTACCAGTCCCTTCTGTGAGTAGTGCACAGGTAGGCAGTAATGCTTACAATCTCGACATACAGCCTTCGTCATGAATCGAGGGAGACGAGCCGGGTCGTCATCTCGGTCCCATTTAAAAGGGCACTCGTAGGAATGTGGAATCTGTCGTGAGGTCTGACCAGACTCTTCCGAAGAATCTACGTTCTCGACGAAAAGAAAGTTATTACGAAGATGGTGAAGTTTCTTGCGAGCTCGTGGTCTACGCGTGACATCCGGACAGGAAATTTGAAACGACAATGAAATTTCACGTAACAGTAGAGAGATAAAAAACAGCtgaaacaaagaattattaGAACCGTGGTTATAAAAACTCCTTTTGGGGAAAACTGACAGGATTTAATTgttaagtgccactctcgccaagagcggtcctctcgacttcccgtcggaaaaaaagttttcttttatttttggctcaTGAAAAGgatttaggacacatgtttcaaaaatagtttagttgttctccaattctctttttttgcgtcgccacaagtcaaaaatgatttttggccagaccacccctgtggacagcgatcgaaagtgtaaatttcaaagattttgttcagcgcgcagcgactgcaacaatgtagctcacggaattctatcttgctacaagttacaagatgtaatcggttagttcacagacaaagtatggaaacttcagctgaaatatttttcataccagcttgatcagaggagacccttcccttcgaccttaatttgcatatcaaaaattcacaaCTTTGTAcaaaagaattctcaaaatgcagccgttaatcgggctgaaaaagcatataagtacatagtttatacaccaatgaggtcacgaattgcctcaaacccgcgggtatacCTCTAGCTTCCATacaccaacttcttaaaagcaacgcaaatccatgtgtttgctcaattgcactcgtgtcaaagatcactTGCATGATTATTAAAATTGaacaagatctccttttgaccgttcaaacttcgttcgtttatctgctacgttgaggattttaggttttcacagcaactgaatggagattagatgccgagttgtcctaaaacgttgcgtaaagGTGATCGGTCGCAACGCTTTCTCGCTTGCGTGACTTACCAAgcagacaaaggtgatcggaaggcaccttctcgataatttacgtagaaatatcaggtcatgaactgCGCACAGTGTGgaaaagatcaaaattaaagaataaatttggcactctggtcataacagacatatcgcgtgGCTTAAAAGGACAccaaaacaagttaaaataggttacagtgtttatatttacaaaacaacacgcatacactctgaaataatttttgcagtatctcccgagatttagtatacggaacccgatgaactaaccctcctttccgcagatttgtttccatcactaatgatgttacgctcttatggaccacaaaggttttgagcgacaaactcgacttttccctgcgaccatcaaaatcaactggacaaacccggtttatatattgcgtgacgtgattgtgcaaatttttccccttaccatatggcctgtttcgcgggttctacaaattgaaaccaaaattaattaatgtaacgaattagaatcgaaagtcattaaaatggactgaattacattttaatgagaattttaacttttaaaaaggtttacttgattcGTGGAGAGCAGaaattggagtggctttgggtatttcagccctgatttctctcctggaatgCCGGGACGACGTATTGAGTCATTTTAATTACTACcagctatccagcgaaatcctcgattacaagttattttgtttcgttccggtcATTTTGATCACggtatggaaaaaaataatatatagatttaggcaagcctaaaagcggagctcccatttttttcccgcacgtctcttcaacaaaactaaagcccctactatggataaagtgcgtggtaataACTAAATACGCAACTTCTCCGTATCCGTGTAGAGGATtgattataagatagtgcccgtgaTACAGTcggccgcgcatgctaaaagtagcaccttgtacggtcggtcgaacggtcgtacggtcgtacggtcgtatgGTCGTatggtcgtacggtcgtacatccaaattttttcgggtTGATGGGTTACTTTTACTTTGTATAATTATGaggctacgctctgcgagctccgctataacagttattggtatgttctaaacatccgaacactttaagaaacattggaaatgcggtgaaagtacttgttaacagccacagcacaagggaaaatgtgaggcagtaaaagaaagccagactgactggagatgtCTTCGAATTTTTTGGAATTAAAGTTTTAGTCGGATAACATGGGTAATATATTTGAAGTTTCTCGAGAGTGAAGGCTATTATTTGACTAAAAATTGATTCGTAAGCGCCTATCTGGGCTATCTGCAATAGtagacaaaaccagaattctattgacaaaatcaaaggacaaattgtgtcataacaaatttttgtctcgatttttgcatccgcttaaaatttcaaaactgtcaaattttgTCAGCACTTGATCTGCTCCTGAAACCAGCTGACACAGTTTACCAATGGACTCAAACTCATCGTACGtcgttttaaagttttaaaatccacaagtttcgcgacaaaagaaagttaatgacttccaggtaaattttagtgagttcaataacaagctggtggcggcttttacgacaaatggcgttgaaaactcagtctcctttcactgcctcacattcttctttttgctctggatgctaaaaaatacttttaccaCATTTCCAGTGTCCTCTCAGGTGTTctgatgtttagaacataccaataactgttttattttttccaaatcagggctgaaatacccaaagaCACTCCagtctttgctttccatgaatcaagtaaacattttaaaagataaaattctcattaaaatgtaaaactgaatttttcagtccattttaacaactttcgattctaatcgaaacaaatttgcagaaaggagggttagttcatcgggttccgcgttgcgttgtttttaagaagttggtggatggaagctagagatatacccgcaggtttgaggcaatccgtgacctcattggtgtataaactatgcactgatatgctttttcagcccgattaacgcctacattttgagaattctttcgtaaaaagtagtgaatttttgatatgcaaattaaggtcgaagagaagggtctcctctgatcatgCTGgtatgaaaaacatttcagctgaagtttccatattttgtttgtgaactaactgaatacatcttgtaacttgtagctAGATAGgattccgtgagctacattgttgtagtcgctgcgcgctggacaaaatctttaaaattcagttacactttcgatcgctatCCACAAGGGTGGTCTGACCAAAATTCATTTTtgacttgtggcgacgcaaaaaaagagaactggagaacaactaaactatttttgaaacatgtgtcctaaacccttttcatgggcaaaaaataaaagaaaacttttttccgacagGAAGTCGAGAGGATCGCTCTTAGTGAGAGCGGCACTTAAGTTTATTCATTGTTATCTGATCAATCTAACTCACATGAAAGTTACAGAATGCCATTTGTGGCAGGAGATAAACGATTCCTCATGAAACAGATTCCGCCACAAAATTCTCGCTGCTCTTTATTGCTAATGTCTGaataatcttttctttttgttaggAATCGGTTTTTCTCCCAGCTCTTTATAAAAAGATTTTCAGTTATGTTTTTTAGAGGCTCTTTCCTCTTGATCCAACCTTTTAACTAATGATTTTTAAAAGAGCActattttaaagatttctttttccagGTCCTCTTAAGACTTTCCTGTTATACTTTCCTGATTTACTCTCATTCGCTTCTGCGAGACACTTATTGTAGATTATGCTTCGGCATAGTCTACCAACctgaaataataaaatctaAGAAAATCCTTCGTCGAAATAAGGCGTCAAAAATTACGTTTGAATTTGATAAGGATTTTTACAGTTAAAAGAGCATAGGAATCGATAAAAGAATCTTAAAGGATTTTCTTTCATCAGGCGATCATCAGAGAGTACATTCATAgtaa from Pocillopora verrucosa isolate sample1 chromosome 14, ASM3666991v2, whole genome shotgun sequence carries:
- the LOC131794822 gene encoding cell division cycle protein 123 homolog, whose amino-acid sequence is MKREHVLNCNFSVWYPKFKNITIRSRVIPLSKEFVDYLKADNVVLPGEPVATRNSGDEIESDSDEWQALDEDPSEQTIIAPEFNEIDTGIKDAILDLNGSAFPKLNWRAPLDASWISFDGSLKCDSPNDIYLLLKSSDNISQVLFETFKHCEDEEGELQDGFELVLRKWKDINPGMEFRCFVKNHKLIAISQRDIASCYEFLAQNEEDICNDIAKFFNKKIAYKFPDSSYTFDVYRYASQKVLLIDFNPFGAQTAPLLFTWEELTNLHLTISDNDDEFKGVFKYVTGSAGVQPNPAHLSRMPTDIVDLACGNDINKLVDLLKVKDLIGQPGEESDAE